Proteins encoded in a region of the Sphingomonas jaspsi DSM 18422 genome:
- a CDS encoding DUF2306 domain-containing protein, translated as MKKPSDSLSMPSQSPSDENARSLRWIKRAAQGCFAAIATGQGLFLTFILAFYYPTTLRGEWAHWNAKPLIDGFKVGDTIGNLFFAMHVLLAAVITAGGVIQLVPAIRIRAPSVHRWIGRIYMVTAMILAVGGLWLVWGRGTYLSTIGAVGISADAVAMLTFAGLAWRSARARNYAQHRRWALRLFAVASAVWFMRVGYMVWGIATGGVGIGPSMDGPFDFFIAFGNSLLPLAIAEAYLRALERPNKVARYGVTALLATSATIVVVGSAGAWFVMWKPFI; from the coding sequence GTGAAAAAACCATCAGATTCGCTTTCGATGCCATCCCAATCGCCGTCTGATGAAAATGCAAGGTCACTCCGGTGGATCAAGCGCGCGGCGCAGGGTTGCTTTGCCGCCATCGCTACGGGTCAGGGACTTTTTCTGACCTTCATTTTGGCTTTCTACTATCCAACGACCCTTCGCGGCGAGTGGGCTCACTGGAACGCCAAGCCCTTGATCGACGGTTTCAAGGTCGGCGATACGATTGGGAACCTGTTCTTCGCCATGCATGTACTCTTGGCCGCCGTGATCACCGCGGGAGGTGTGATACAACTCGTGCCCGCAATCCGGATTCGAGCACCGTCAGTGCATCGTTGGATCGGCCGCATCTACATGGTCACGGCAATGATACTCGCCGTTGGCGGCCTCTGGCTCGTATGGGGGCGAGGGACCTACCTGTCGACCATTGGTGCTGTCGGCATTTCAGCAGACGCTGTCGCAATGCTGACCTTTGCTGGCTTGGCCTGGCGATCGGCTAGGGCCAGAAACTATGCACAGCACAGGCGATGGGCGTTGCGGCTCTTTGCGGTCGCGAGTGCGGTGTGGTTCATGAGAGTGGGATACATGGTTTGGGGGATTGCGACAGGCGGAGTGGGCATCGGCCCGTCCATGGATGGCCCCTTCGACTTCTTCATCGCGTTCGGTAATTCGCTGTTACCGCTGGCCATAGCCGAAGCCTACCTTCGAGCTCTAGAGCGACCTAACAAGGTTGCGCGGTACGGAGTGACCGCGCTGCTCGCGACGAGCGCAACGATCGTTGTCGTTGGCAGCGCCGGCGCGTGGTTTGTGATGTGGAAGCCCTTTATTTAA
- a CDS encoding helix-turn-helix domain-containing protein produces the protein MIAGCMVPEEWSAQNASERTARALGAIGYVIFGMVASARRRRAKNPRPSLILRVERELLASLSIGSPTIVEVASAIGCTRQTLYRQLKALGTSFDEIRTDLLRRHALNLLQVERLSIKEVSYRLGFSEAAAFSRAFKRWTGTCPTKASRQQSRQQS, from the coding sequence ATGATCGCAGGTTGCATGGTTCCCGAGGAATGGTCGGCGCAGAATGCATCAGAGCGGACCGCCCGCGCGCTGGGAGCGATCGGCTATGTTATTTTCGGGATGGTCGCATCGGCACGGCGCCGACGGGCTAAAAATCCCCGGCCGTCCCTAATTCTGAGGGTTGAACGCGAACTATTGGCATCGCTGTCCATTGGCTCGCCGACAATTGTCGAAGTTGCGTCTGCGATAGGCTGCACACGGCAGACCCTCTATCGGCAGTTGAAAGCGTTGGGCACCAGTTTCGATGAAATCCGCACTGATCTGCTGCGCCGACATGCCCTTAACCTGCTTCAAGTGGAGCGGCTCTCGATTAAAGAAGTGTCGTATCGGCTCGGGTTTTCGGAAGCAGCTGCCTTCTCGCGGGCGTTTAAGCGCTGGACCGGAACATGCCCCACCAAAGCTTCACGCCAGCAGTCTCGCCAACAGTCGTAA
- a CDS encoding nucleotidyltransferase domain-containing protein: MLATASSRRFIDALVNELSISDTRYEQANESYQSLGRWLNRPESAITQFAPAVYVQGSFGLGTVIKPLNLDEEYDIDAVCELKGLTKADLTQERLKILLGREIDAYRRSKGMVKPLREGRRCWTLNYADGAQFHMDIVPALPNDQYVRKMLEARSLDAQWSGTAIAITDNERLDYQTLTEDWPRSNPKGYLEWFKSRMIVMLNERKKRLAKSISASVEDIPDYRVQTPLQAAIMILKRHRDIMFQKDEINCSPISIIITTLAAHAYAGEEEIADALLSILSGMDRYIDRDRDNTAIIRNPSDPVENFADKWAEFPERERSFYQWLRQARDDFAKVAGMDSAQMIMETLSPHVGVELAKRAKDRSSGGLRSSMLRGAVAASAGAAAPSFAATPRVPSKPKGFA, translated from the coding sequence ATGTTAGCGACTGCGTCTTCTCGCCGTTTTATTGATGCTCTAGTCAATGAGCTCAGTATCAGCGACACACGTTACGAACAGGCCAATGAAAGCTATCAGTCCCTCGGACGCTGGCTGAACCGTCCTGAATCAGCGATCACGCAATTTGCTCCGGCGGTCTACGTTCAGGGCTCGTTCGGCCTCGGCACCGTGATCAAGCCGCTCAACCTCGACGAAGAATATGACATCGACGCGGTCTGCGAGCTCAAGGGTCTTACCAAGGCCGATCTGACCCAAGAACGCCTCAAGATTCTGCTCGGCCGCGAAATCGATGCCTATCGCAGGTCCAAGGGCATGGTGAAGCCGTTGCGCGAAGGGCGCCGCTGCTGGACGCTTAACTATGCCGACGGCGCGCAGTTTCACATGGACATCGTTCCGGCGCTGCCGAACGACCAATACGTCCGCAAGATGCTCGAAGCGCGGAGCTTGGACGCGCAATGGTCCGGCACGGCGATTGCGATCACCGATAACGAGCGTTTGGACTATCAAACCCTGACAGAAGACTGGCCGCGCTCGAACCCGAAAGGCTATCTCGAATGGTTCAAGTCGCGCATGATCGTCATGCTCAACGAACGTAAGAAACGGCTTGCCAAGTCGATCAGCGCAAGCGTTGAGGACATCCCCGACTATCGCGTACAAACGCCGCTCCAGGCGGCGATCATGATCCTGAAACGCCACCGCGACATCATGTTTCAGAAGGACGAGATCAACTGCTCGCCGATCTCCATCATCATCACGACGCTGGCGGCGCACGCCTATGCGGGTGAGGAGGAGATTGCCGACGCGTTGCTCTCGATCCTGTCGGGAATGGATCGCTATATCGATCGCGACCGGGACAACACGGCGATCATCCGAAATCCGAGCGACCCTGTGGAGAACTTCGCCGACAAATGGGCCGAGTTTCCCGAACGCGAGCGCTCCTTCTACCAGTGGCTGCGACAGGCGCGTGACGACTTTGCCAAGGTGGCCGGCATGGACAGCGCGCAGATGATCATGGAAACGCTCTCCCCGCATGTCGGTGTTGAGCTGGCGAAACGAGCCAAGGACCGCTCGTCTGGCGGTCTGAGATCATCGATGCTGCGCGGCGCGGTGGCCGCGTCAGCGGGCGCTGCCGCGCCCTCGTTCGCTGCGACTCCGCGCGTGCCGAGCAAGCCGAAGGGCTTTGCATGA
- a CDS encoding ThiF family adenylyltransferase, which produces MIWWTSLPSRARSERLAIAELEDRCAWLDKVSWRLTKDLTLCADFEIDRNGKGIPLTIAYPSFFPDMPPQVRPREKVRLSGHQYGAGGELCLEYRPDNWDPSYTGAMMIESAFRLLAGETGPPGEEAGVPDAHRTTLGQDIRNTNLRFVLPEDARGALAKIPLAKIVDAEIVEHFAAERWLAHPWRIGSEGEYWDAAGRMPKFRIRKGVFVRLDASFIRKVKAEYDFVDAIISVAGRADLSERLVQSADELVVIVECDGTVKMMSLSAGEGRRSVYDYRTVCAPNAADRLPQAYKRLAQASVAVVGCGSAGSKIAASLARAGVGRFVLVDGDVLFAENLVRNDLDWTAVGLNKPDAVKARIVELNPSAAVRSFRVGLGTQESSTQTDAALVAIGGCDVIIDATAEPQVFNLCAAAARNEKKTLVWGEVFAGGIGGLIARLHPNRDPIPHAARRQIHQWCDDRGVDPPPGSAVQYRLDLPDGAPPVIADDADVTVIASHMSRMVLDALTSEETHYPQSAYAIGLKTGWIFEAPFDTWPISLVPEGEWGPERDANLTEELEALASELFPGAEDAGKKS; this is translated from the coding sequence ATGATTTGGTGGACTTCGCTGCCTAGCCGGGCGCGAAGCGAACGCCTTGCCATCGCCGAACTCGAGGATCGCTGCGCTTGGTTGGACAAGGTAAGCTGGCGTCTGACCAAGGACCTTACCTTGTGCGCCGATTTCGAAATCGATCGCAACGGTAAGGGCATTCCGCTCACCATCGCCTATCCCAGCTTCTTTCCCGACATGCCGCCGCAGGTTAGGCCGCGGGAGAAAGTGCGGCTTTCGGGGCACCAATATGGCGCGGGCGGCGAACTGTGCCTCGAATACCGACCGGACAACTGGGACCCGTCCTATACCGGTGCCATGATGATCGAAAGCGCCTTTCGCCTGCTTGCAGGAGAGACCGGGCCGCCTGGCGAAGAGGCGGGAGTTCCCGACGCGCACCGCACGACGCTCGGCCAGGACATCCGCAACACGAACCTGCGCTTCGTGCTGCCCGAAGATGCGCGCGGGGCGCTTGCCAAAATCCCTTTGGCCAAAATTGTCGACGCCGAGATCGTCGAGCATTTCGCCGCGGAACGCTGGTTGGCGCATCCGTGGCGCATCGGAAGCGAGGGTGAATACTGGGACGCTGCCGGGCGCATGCCGAAATTCCGGATCCGCAAGGGGGTCTTTGTTCGGCTCGACGCCTCGTTCATCCGCAAGGTGAAAGCCGAGTACGACTTCGTTGATGCGATCATCTCGGTCGCGGGCCGCGCGGACCTGTCCGAGAGGCTCGTGCAATCAGCCGACGAACTTGTCGTGATCGTAGAATGCGACGGCACCGTCAAAATGATGTCGCTCAGCGCGGGAGAGGGCCGAAGGAGCGTCTACGACTATCGGACCGTCTGCGCCCCGAATGCCGCCGACCGGCTGCCGCAGGCCTACAAAAGGCTCGCCCAAGCATCCGTCGCGGTCGTCGGGTGCGGTTCGGCAGGCTCGAAGATCGCAGCGTCGCTTGCACGCGCGGGGGTGGGCAGGTTCGTGCTGGTCGATGGCGATGTCCTCTTTGCCGAAAATCTCGTGCGCAACGACCTCGACTGGACGGCGGTTGGTCTCAATAAGCCCGACGCGGTAAAAGCAAGGATAGTCGAGCTAAATCCGTCCGCCGCGGTTCGCTCGTTCCGCGTCGGGTTGGGGACTCAGGAAAGTTCGACGCAGACCGATGCGGCGCTGGTCGCCATCGGCGGCTGCGATGTCATCATAGACGCTACGGCGGAGCCGCAGGTCTTCAATCTCTGCGCCGCGGCGGCGCGTAACGAGAAGAAGACGCTTGTCTGGGGCGAAGTGTTCGCCGGCGGGATCGGCGGCCTCATCGCTCGGCTTCATCCGAACCGCGATCCGATTCCCCACGCCGCGCGCAGGCAGATCCATCAATGGTGCGACGATCGCGGGGTAGATCCGCCGCCCGGCAGCGCTGTGCAATATCGGCTCGACCTGCCGGATGGGGCACCCCCGGTCATTGCGGACGACGCCGACGTCACCGTCATAGCCAGCCATATGTCGCGCATGGTGCTCGACGCGCTAACCTCTGAGGAAACACACTATCCGCAGTCGGCCTACGCGATCGGCCTAAAGACGGGTTGGATTTTCGAAGCGCCATTCGATACCTGGCCCATCTCGCTGGTACCCGAAGGTGAATGGGGCCCGGAACGGGATGCAAATCTGACTGAGGAGCTTGAGGCCCTTGCGAGCGAGTTGTTTCCCGGGGCCGAAGATGCCGGCAAGAAATCATGA
- a CDS encoding Mov34/MPN/PAD-1 family protein: MRVAFPKPLRKRLRRELARAGRVEIGGVLMAEQLAPGEFRLVDFTVDRQQGSAAHFVRSVEEHQRALEEFFERTGHDYARFNYIGEWHSHPNHSPVPSREDVASMESLVHGERDIPFALLMIFRTRWCGLALSATLFERTGPPRPVSVNPRKGR; this comes from the coding sequence ATGAGGGTCGCGTTTCCCAAGCCGCTTCGTAAGCGACTGCGGCGCGAGCTCGCGCGAGCCGGGCGCGTCGAGATCGGCGGCGTTCTCATGGCTGAACAGCTTGCTCCCGGGGAGTTTCGGCTGGTCGATTTCACCGTTGACAGGCAGCAGGGCAGCGCGGCGCATTTCGTGCGCTCGGTCGAGGAACATCAACGCGCGCTTGAGGAGTTCTTCGAGCGAACCGGACACGACTACGCGCGCTTCAACTACATTGGCGAATGGCATTCCCATCCCAATCATTCGCCTGTACCGAGCCGCGAAGATGTGGCCTCAATGGAGAGTCTCGTGCACGGCGAACGCGATATTCCGTTCGCCTTGCTGATGATCTTTCGCACAAGATGGTGCGGTCTCGCGCTGAGCGCGACGCTGTTCGAGCGGACCGGCCCGCCGCGACCGGTATCGGTGAATCCGCGCAAAGGGAGATAA
- a CDS encoding SAVED domain-containing protein gives MAETARKAKRTSIPAKVRSALWARAAGRCEYRGCNVDLVGDLIAGKEDGLYGFIAHIVADAPGGPRGDPVRSPLLAKELSNLMLMCARHHKLIDSDAETEHPEELLVGMKKAHEERIETNTGIDEERASHVIRFGATIASSEALVSTQAIFAAMMPERHPAMRQTIDLEMLNQAYRDNEPEYWTLQRRNLDRLFVEKVGGRIERQEIRHLSVFALAPQPLLIELGRLLYDIVPTTVHQLHREPPTWQWQRDKPVLEFVRGEPTEGADGEIALKLAVSATVTDQRIYDVLGENAAIWSLSIAEPGNDVVRQPEDLVAFRSALRKLYNDIKARHGEDTVINLFPALPVSLAVETGRVWMPKADLPLRIYDQTRGAGFVETFTVGETHRAK, from the coding sequence ATGGCGGAGACGGCAAGGAAGGCGAAGAGGACTAGCATCCCTGCAAAGGTGCGATCTGCCCTGTGGGCGCGCGCTGCCGGGCGGTGCGAGTATCGTGGATGCAACGTCGATCTAGTGGGAGATTTGATCGCGGGCAAAGAAGACGGGCTCTATGGCTTCATCGCGCATATCGTCGCCGACGCGCCCGGCGGTCCGCGCGGCGATCCGGTCCGCTCGCCCCTGCTAGCCAAGGAGCTTTCCAATCTGATGCTGATGTGCGCGCGCCATCACAAGCTCATCGACAGTGACGCCGAAACCGAGCATCCCGAAGAACTGCTGGTGGGGATGAAGAAGGCGCATGAGGAGCGCATCGAAACCAATACCGGCATCGACGAAGAGCGCGCCTCACATGTCATTCGCTTCGGCGCGACCATCGCCAGCAGCGAAGCGCTTGTCTCGACACAGGCGATCTTCGCGGCAATGATGCCCGAGCGCCACCCTGCGATGCGCCAGACGATCGACTTGGAGATGCTCAACCAGGCCTATCGCGACAATGAGCCCGAATACTGGACGCTGCAGCGCCGAAATCTCGACCGGCTCTTCGTGGAGAAGGTTGGTGGAAGGATCGAGCGACAAGAAATACGGCATCTGAGCGTCTTCGCGCTGGCTCCGCAACCCTTGCTGATCGAACTTGGCCGACTGCTTTATGACATCGTTCCGACGACCGTCCATCAGTTGCACCGGGAGCCGCCGACTTGGCAATGGCAGCGCGACAAGCCGGTGTTGGAGTTCGTTCGCGGCGAACCGACCGAGGGCGCGGACGGCGAGATCGCCTTGAAGCTCGCGGTGAGCGCGACGGTGACCGACCAGCGAATCTACGACGTCCTGGGTGAGAATGCCGCAATCTGGTCCTTGTCGATCGCTGAGCCGGGCAACGATGTGGTCCGCCAGCCCGAAGATCTTGTCGCGTTCCGCTCAGCCCTGCGCAAACTCTACAATGACATCAAGGCACGGCATGGCGAGGACACGGTGATCAACCTATTTCCAGCACTGCCCGTTTCCTTGGCCGTTGAGACCGGACGCGTCTGGATGCCGAAGGCGGATCTACCGCTACGTATTTACGATCAGACGCGCGGGGCGGGCTTTGTTGAAACGTTCACGGTCGGTGAGACCCATCGCGCAAAGTAG
- the wecB gene encoding non-hydrolyzing UDP-N-acetylglucosamine 2-epimerase: MAHASIALVIGTRPEAIKLSPVARALAAQGLKPLLIVTGQHPGLELAGHDLDGFDSVPLCCEGLPDPTIHADLVRSAMTRVLALRGIDMVIVQGDTSSALGGALAAREQGLFLAHVEAGLRSHDPRFPWPEEENRVQIDRLADLLFAPTAGNAANLRREGVAGEVHVTGNTGIDALATLVGPLPLKKRFRLLPKRKFQLLVTCHRRENWGDGLARLADALNDLAGDRGVTIDVVLHPNPTVAQAMAELVRGQEAIRVLPPLSHDALVTAMRRADLLISDSGGMQEEAPALGVPMLVLRRRTERPEALASGNARMLEPDPKSIAATVRALRRDHRELEAMARPTMPFGDGRSAPRIAGLTRAWLDRHSAREPVAGVA, from the coding sequence TTGGCGCACGCGTCCATTGCGCTTGTTATTGGGACTCGTCCCGAAGCCATCAAGTTAAGTCCGGTTGCCCGTGCGCTGGCCGCGCAGGGGCTGAAGCCGCTGCTGATCGTCACCGGGCAGCATCCCGGGCTGGAACTGGCGGGGCACGACCTCGACGGGTTCGATTCCGTGCCGCTTTGCTGCGAAGGCCTGCCTGACCCGACGATCCATGCCGACCTCGTCCGCAGCGCGATGACGCGGGTGCTGGCGCTCCGCGGGATCGACATGGTGATCGTGCAGGGCGATACGTCGAGCGCGCTCGGCGGCGCGCTGGCCGCGCGCGAACAGGGCCTGTTCCTGGCCCATGTCGAAGCGGGGCTGCGCAGCCATGATCCTCGCTTTCCCTGGCCCGAGGAAGAAAACCGCGTCCAGATCGACCGGCTGGCCGATCTTCTGTTCGCCCCGACCGCAGGCAATGCCGCCAATTTGCGCCGCGAAGGCGTGGCGGGCGAGGTCCATGTCACCGGCAACACGGGCATCGACGCGCTGGCAACGCTGGTCGGGCCCTTGCCGCTGAAAAAGCGGTTTCGCCTGCTGCCCAAGCGCAAGTTCCAGCTGCTGGTGACCTGTCACCGGCGCGAAAACTGGGGCGACGGCCTCGCCCGGCTGGCCGATGCGCTGAACGACCTCGCCGGCGATCGGGGCGTGACGATCGACGTCGTTCTGCATCCCAACCCGACGGTCGCGCAGGCGATGGCGGAGCTTGTCCGCGGCCAGGAGGCGATCCGCGTGCTGCCGCCGCTGTCGCACGACGCGCTGGTGACAGCGATGCGGCGGGCCGACTTGCTGATCAGCGATTCGGGCGGCATGCAGGAAGAGGCCCCCGCGCTGGGCGTGCCGATGCTGGTCCTGCGCCGCCGCACCGAACGGCCCGAAGCGCTGGCCAGCGGCAACGCGCGGATGCTGGAACCCGATCCCAAGTCGATTGCCGCGACGGTCCGCGCGCTGCGCCGCGATCACCGCGAGCTGGAAGCGATGGCGCGGCCGACGATGCCGTTCGGCGACGGCCGGTCGGCCCCGCGCATCGCGGGCCTGACCCGCGCCTGGCTCGACCGTCATAGCGCCCGCGAGCCGGTCGCCGGCGTCGCTTGA
- a CDS encoding NADH dehydrogenase ubiquinone Fe-S protein 4, whose translation MATARIIEEQRKTTQSGKAKAGRWTLEFERQQPMRPDPLTGWAGSGDTNTQLRISFDSKEEALAYAEKKGLETHIVPAGPVKLKIQAYADNFR comes from the coding sequence ATGGCCACCGCACGCATCATCGAAGAACAGCGCAAGACCACCCAGTCGGGCAAGGCCAAGGCCGGCCGCTGGACGCTGGAATTTGAACGGCAGCAGCCGATGCGGCCCGACCCGCTGACCGGCTGGGCCGGAAGCGGCGACACCAATACCCAGCTGCGTATTTCTTTCGACAGCAAGGAAGAAGCGCTGGCCTACGCCGAGAAAAAGGGCCTTGAGACCCACATCGTGCCCGCCGGACCAGTCAAGCTAAAGATCCAGGCCTACGCAGATAATTTCCGTTAA